From the Montipora capricornis isolate CH-2021 chromosome 2, ASM3666992v2, whole genome shotgun sequence genome, one window contains:
- the LOC138038853 gene encoding uncharacterized protein isoform X3 — protein MTSFLRMVWIISALNHMSAESIKGICEKCNILTSHKSVERMKIDIQALHESLLIGSCPCHGFTKVDGHTGGFYHIVCRHGVHIAGFLIIKN, from the exons ATGACATCATTTCTAAGGATGGTGTGGATAATTTCAGCACTCAATCACATGAGTGCTGAAAGCATCAAAGGAATCTGTGAAAAATGCAACATCCTGACATCACACAAGTCAGTG GAAAGGATGAAGATTGACATCCAAGCATTACATGAGTCTCTGCTCATCGGTTCATGCCCATGCCATGGATTTACCAAGGTTGATGGTCATACAGGTGGCTTTTATCACATTGTGTGCAGACATGGG GTGCATATTGCAGGATTTCTCATCATCAAAAATTAG
- the LOC138038853 gene encoding uncharacterized protein isoform X2 encodes MTSFLRMVWIISALNHMSAESIKGICEKCNILTSHKSVERMKIDIQALHESLLIGSCPCHGFTKVDGHTGGFYHIVCRHGVGTYGNCSFQVFNTPRICA; translated from the exons ATGACATCATTTCTAAGGATGGTGTGGATAATTTCAGCACTCAATCACATGAGTGCTGAAAGCATCAAAGGAATCTGTGAAAAATGCAACATCCTGACATCACACAAGTCAGTG GAAAGGATGAAGATTGACATCCAAGCATTACATGAGTCTCTGCTCATCGGTTCATGCCCATGCCATGGATTTACCAAGGTTGATGGTCATACAGGTGGCTTTTATCACATTGTGTGCAGACATGGGGTAGGGACttatg GTAACTGCAGCTTCCAAGTTTTTAACACTCCAAGAATCTGTGCGTGA
- the LOC138038853 gene encoding HMG domain-containing protein 3-like isoform X1: MTSFLRMVWIISALNHMSAESIKGICEKCNILTSHKSVERMKIDIQALHESLLIGSCPCHGFTKVDGHTGGFYHIVCRHGVTAASKFLTLQESVRDPADLYLSLKHYPLLFICDTPRGFVRHMHVREPETTKKLWGPFSGCLEQPTLKKKPSTVSLNLPFISVFIYW, from the exons ATGACATCATTTCTAAGGATGGTGTGGATAATTTCAGCACTCAATCACATGAGTGCTGAAAGCATCAAAGGAATCTGTGAAAAATGCAACATCCTGACATCACACAAGTCAGTG GAAAGGATGAAGATTGACATCCAAGCATTACATGAGTCTCTGCTCATCGGTTCATGCCCATGCCATGGATTTACCAAGGTTGATGGTCATACAGGTGGCTTTTATCACATTGTGTGCAGACATGGG GTAACTGCAGCTTCCAAGTTTTTAACACTCCAAGAATCTGTGCGTGATCCTGCTGACTTGTACCTTTCGTTAAAGCACTATCCACTGCTTTTTATTTGTGACACTCCACGTGGTTTTGTCAGGCACATGCATGTCAGGGAgccagaaactacaaaaaaactGTGGGGACCTTTCTCTGGTTGTTTAGAACAGCCAACTCTTAAAAAGAAACCTTCCACAGTAAGCCTGAATCTTccttttatttctgttttcatATATTGGTAA